In Kangiella koreensis DSM 16069, a single window of DNA contains:
- the purL gene encoding phosphoribosylformylglycinamidine synthase, producing MLILRGNPAFSNFQKSFLLKEASAISSQVVDIYGEYVHYVDTNSELGDAELKILERLLEYGPSRPASEHSGQRLIVVPRPGTISPWSSKATNIAQNCSLDKIERIERAVAVYFKTSDGAELSADVVAQLKPLIHDRMTQSVFTEHSHAEVLFEQHQPRPLAHVDILGGGREALVTANSEIGLALAEDEIDYLVESFTKLGRNPSDVELMMFAQANSEHCRHKIFNASWTIDGIEKEMSLFKMIKNTYQVNSEGVLSAYKDNAAVFEGFTAHRFFANAETHEYQYHLEPVHVLCKVETHNHPTCISPYPGASTGSGGEIRDEGATGIGGKPKVGLTGFTVSNLKVPGYVQPWETDYGKPERIVTALDIMLEGPIGGASFNNEFGRPAVTGYFRTFEEEFDFEYGKEVRGYHKPIMIAGGMGNIREQHVEKKEIKPGYKVIVLGGPAMLIGLGGGAASSMTSGTSQEDLDFASVQRDNPEMERRCQEVIDRCWEMGEKNPIEFIHDVGAGGLSNAIPELVHDGERGGKFELRRVPNAEKGMAPVEIWCNEAQERYVLAVSPDSLAKFEEICGRERCPFAVVGEATEELHLELADEHFDNKPVDLPMDILFGKPPKMHREAATLATPSTALPQVDDINEAVDRILALPAVADKSFLITIGDRTVGGMVSRDQMVGPWQVPVADCAVTTSTHNSYTGEAMAMGERTPAALLDSAASARMAVGEAVTNIAAAKIDDIKTIRLSANWMAAAGAPGEDVNLYKAVEAVGMQLCPELGITIPVGKDSMSMKTVWEDNGQQKSVTAPLSLVITAFAPVTDVRKSLTPQLRTDKDSTELLLLDLGRGKNRLGATAFTQVYKLLGTEPANVDSSDDLRNFFNAVQALNHNDLVHAYHDRSDGGLLTTLVEMGFAGNCGVSVDLSELNGTAEENLFNEELGAVLQVPADKREQVEGILSQHKISEFAHFIGEPAETKTFSVTKDGNDILSRDMKDLRAIWSELTFRMQAMRDNPECAQQEFDTKLDLNNPGIKPHATYTVDENIAKPLIATGARPRVAVLREQGVNSQLEMAAALTKAGFECIDVHMSDILSGRVSLQDFTGAVACGGFSYGDVLGAGEGWAKSILFNSRARDEFEAFFNRQDTFSLGICNGCQMMSNLKELIPGADHWPHFVRNQSAQFEARFAMVEVAKSPSLFMTGMEGSRLPIAVSHGEGRAEFKSEDLANQVNESGLVTARYINNYGDIADTYPANPNGSPFGITGLTTTDGRVTIMMPHPERVARTVQNSWRPDEWREDGAWQRMFYNARKHIG from the coding sequence ATGCTCATATTACGCGGTAACCCTGCCTTTTCTAACTTTCAGAAGTCATTTTTACTCAAAGAAGCGTCAGCAATCAGTTCGCAAGTTGTTGATATTTATGGTGAGTATGTACATTACGTTGATACCAACAGTGAGTTGGGTGATGCCGAACTGAAAATTCTCGAAAGATTATTGGAATATGGCCCAAGTCGTCCCGCCAGCGAGCATTCTGGTCAACGGCTGATTGTCGTGCCACGTCCGGGCACCATTTCGCCCTGGTCTTCGAAAGCCACCAATATCGCGCAAAACTGTAGTCTAGATAAAATCGAACGCATTGAGCGAGCGGTTGCGGTTTATTTTAAAACCAGTGACGGGGCTGAGCTGAGTGCCGATGTGGTAGCTCAATTAAAGCCATTGATTCATGACCGCATGACTCAATCAGTATTCACTGAACACAGTCATGCGGAAGTCTTATTTGAGCAACACCAACCGAGGCCTCTTGCCCATGTGGATATTCTTGGCGGTGGTCGCGAAGCCTTAGTAACAGCCAACAGCGAAATTGGCTTGGCTTTAGCGGAAGATGAAATCGATTACTTAGTTGAAAGTTTTACTAAGCTTGGCCGTAACCCATCGGACGTTGAACTGATGATGTTTGCGCAGGCCAACTCAGAGCACTGTCGTCATAAGATCTTCAATGCCTCCTGGACCATTGATGGCATCGAAAAAGAAATGTCATTGTTTAAGATGATCAAAAATACCTATCAGGTGAATTCTGAAGGTGTGCTTTCTGCCTATAAAGATAACGCGGCGGTTTTCGAGGGCTTTACGGCTCATCGCTTTTTCGCCAACGCGGAAACTCATGAATACCAATATCATTTAGAGCCAGTACACGTTCTGTGTAAGGTCGAAACTCATAACCACCCAACCTGTATTTCACCATACCCTGGTGCTTCGACTGGCTCTGGTGGTGAAATTCGTGATGAAGGCGCGACCGGTATTGGCGGTAAACCAAAAGTTGGCTTGACTGGCTTTACGGTTTCGAACTTAAAAGTCCCAGGCTATGTTCAGCCTTGGGAAACGGATTATGGTAAACCAGAGCGCATCGTAACTGCGTTGGATATTATGCTGGAAGGCCCGATTGGCGGCGCCAGCTTCAATAACGAATTTGGGCGTCCAGCGGTAACTGGTTATTTCCGTACTTTTGAAGAAGAGTTCGACTTCGAGTATGGAAAGGAAGTACGCGGTTACCATAAGCCAATCATGATTGCTGGCGGTATGGGTAATATTCGCGAGCAGCATGTTGAGAAAAAAGAAATAAAACCGGGTTACAAAGTGATTGTGCTGGGTGGCCCTGCGATGTTGATTGGTCTGGGCGGTGGTGCTGCTTCATCCATGACCTCAGGAACCAGTCAGGAAGATTTAGATTTTGCTTCGGTTCAGCGTGATAACCCTGAAATGGAACGTCGCTGCCAGGAAGTGATTGACCGCTGTTGGGAGATGGGTGAGAAAAACCCCATTGAATTTATTCATGACGTTGGTGCTGGTGGTTTATCGAATGCGATTCCAGAGCTAGTGCATGATGGTGAGCGTGGCGGTAAGTTTGAATTACGCCGTGTACCCAATGCAGAAAAAGGCATGGCACCAGTTGAAATCTGGTGTAACGAAGCGCAGGAGCGTTATGTATTAGCGGTGTCTCCGGATAGCTTAGCCAAGTTCGAAGAAATCTGTGGTCGCGAGCGCTGCCCATTTGCGGTAGTTGGCGAAGCGACAGAAGAATTGCACCTTGAACTGGCCGACGAGCACTTTGATAACAAGCCAGTTGATTTACCAATGGATATCCTGTTTGGCAAGCCACCAAAAATGCATCGTGAAGCAGCTACATTGGCTACTCCATCAACCGCGCTTCCACAAGTTGATGATATCAACGAAGCGGTTGATCGTATTCTGGCATTACCCGCAGTAGCCGATAAAAGCTTCCTGATCACCATTGGTGATAGAACCGTTGGCGGTATGGTTTCTCGTGACCAAATGGTGGGACCTTGGCAGGTTCCGGTAGCCGATTGCGCGGTAACCACCTCGACTCATAACAGCTACACTGGCGAAGCCATGGCAATGGGTGAGCGTACTCCTGCAGCATTGCTTGATAGCGCCGCATCAGCGCGCATGGCGGTGGGTGAGGCAGTGACCAACATCGCAGCTGCTAAAATTGATGACATCAAAACAATTCGTTTGTCTGCAAACTGGATGGCCGCAGCCGGTGCACCAGGCGAAGACGTAAATTTATACAAAGCAGTCGAAGCCGTTGGTATGCAGTTATGCCCAGAGTTAGGCATCACTATCCCTGTTGGTAAAGACTCTATGTCGATGAAAACCGTATGGGAAGACAATGGCCAACAGAAAAGCGTTACTGCACCTCTATCATTAGTCATTACCGCGTTTGCGCCAGTAACCGATGTGCGCAAAAGTTTGACGCCTCAACTGCGCACAGATAAAGATTCGACAGAACTATTATTATTAGACTTGGGTCGTGGCAAAAATCGCCTTGGTGCAACAGCCTTCACTCAAGTGTATAAATTGCTCGGTACCGAGCCAGCCAACGTTGATTCAAGCGATGATCTGCGTAATTTCTTCAACGCCGTTCAGGCACTGAATCACAATGACTTGGTTCATGCTTATCACGACCGCTCTGACGGTGGCTTATTAACAACTTTGGTGGAAATGGGTTTTGCCGGAAACTGTGGCGTTAGCGTAGATTTGTCAGAGCTTAACGGTACAGCAGAAGAAAATCTGTTCAACGAAGAACTGGGTGCAGTGTTACAGGTTCCAGCTGATAAACGTGAGCAAGTTGAAGGCATTCTTTCACAACACAAGATCAGCGAGTTCGCGCACTTCATCGGCGAACCAGCAGAAACTAAAACCTTCAGCGTCACCAAAGATGGTAATGACATCCTTTCCCGTGACATGAAAGACTTGCGTGCCATCTGGTCAGAATTGACCTTCCGCATGCAAGCCATGCGCGATAACCCAGAGTGCGCGCAACAGGAATTTGATACCAAACTGGATTTAAACAATCCGGGAATCAAGCCACATGCCACCTATACCGTGGATGAAAATATTGCCAAGCCATTGATCGCAACTGGCGCGCGTCCACGCGTAGCCGTCTTAAGAGAGCAGGGCGTTAACAGCCAGCTCGAAATGGCCGCCGCACTAACCAAAGCAGGCTTTGAATGTATTGACGTTCACATGAGCGACATTCTTTCAGGACGCGTCAGCTTACAAGATTTCACCGGCGCAGTTGCCTGTGGTGGTTTCTCCTACGGTGACGTACTTGGTGCAGGTGAAGGTTGGGCAAAATCGATTCTCTTTAACTCACGAGCGCGTGATGAATTTGAAGCCTTCTTCAACCGCCAGGATACTTTCAGCTTAGGTATCTGCAACGGTTGCCAGATGATGTCGAACCTCAAAGAACTAATCCCAGGTGCCGACCACTGGCCACACTTCGTGCGCAACCAATCAGCGCAATTCGAAGCACGTTTTGCCATGGTAGAAGTTGCAAAATCACCATCACTATTCATGACCGGCATGGAAGGCTCACGCCTACCAATCGCTGTGTCGCATGGTGAAGGACGTGCAGAATTCAAATCCGAAGACTTAGCAAACCAAGTTAACGAATCAGGATTAGTCACAGCGCGCTACATCAACAACTATGGCGACATCGCAGATACCTATCCAGCCAATCCAAATGGCTCACCATTCGGCATAACCGGCCTCACCACAACCGACGGTCGCGTAACCATCATGATGCCGCACCCAGAGCGCGTAGCGCGAACCGTGCAGAATTCATGGAGACCGGATGAGTGGAGAGAGGATGGGGCTTGGCAGCGGATGTTCTACAACGCCCGTAAGCACATTGGCTAA
- a CDS encoding GspE/PulE family protein: MSTSLSSFQLLDLLKKANWISEEQFQTSRIHLRQVNPKLHPIEQVADLSLMRHDDHRTMIDEELLTQFVAKLYKLPYEKIDPLKIDVDGVTRVMSMAYAQRHNILVIHVDKQTEVVKVAVMNPEDLAWRESLEQVLRMKIVPVMGNPALIKRYQKEFYLLSASVKGANEVKLQKDNSVTNLEQLIELKGAEEADANDQHIVQIVDWLLQYAFKERASDIHIEPRREVGRIRFRIDGVLHPVYELPISITHAVISRLKILGRMDLAERRKPLDGRVKTKSPDGSEIELRLSTLPTAFGEKFVGRIFDPTVLTRNFDELGLEPETESTWRDLISQPNGIVLLTGPTGSGKTTTLYTSLKLLATPDVNICTIEDPIEMVDPNLNQMQVHHDIGLDFAAGVRALLRQDPDIIMIGEIRDKETAQMAVQAALTGHLVISTLHTNDAPSAMTRLIEIGIEPYLLNATMLGVMAQRLVRTLCKFCKQEKPTDPKAWEALVGANQKVPMPDKIFHPVGCDRCRHTGYQGRQGIYELLKVTDDLKTLVYENGEIRQLRRQGIKDGMNLLRVSGAYKVVAGMTTIEEVLRVAPRDTK, translated from the coding sequence ATGTCAACAAGCCTATCTTCTTTTCAATTATTGGACTTATTAAAAAAAGCAAATTGGATCTCTGAAGAGCAGTTTCAGACCTCGAGAATTCATTTGCGTCAGGTTAATCCTAAGTTGCATCCGATTGAGCAAGTTGCTGACCTTTCTTTAATGCGTCACGATGATCATCGGACAATGATTGACGAAGAACTGCTAACGCAATTTGTGGCAAAGTTGTATAAATTGCCCTATGAAAAAATTGACCCATTAAAAATTGATGTTGACGGTGTCACTCGAGTCATGTCCATGGCATATGCACAACGGCATAACATTTTAGTGATTCACGTAGATAAACAAACTGAAGTGGTCAAAGTCGCGGTAATGAATCCCGAAGACTTGGCGTGGCGTGAAAGCCTTGAGCAGGTTTTACGCATGAAAATTGTGCCAGTCATGGGCAACCCAGCACTCATCAAGCGCTACCAAAAAGAATTCTATTTATTGTCAGCTTCGGTTAAAGGAGCTAATGAGGTTAAGTTACAAAAAGACAATTCAGTCACCAACCTTGAGCAATTGATTGAACTCAAAGGCGCAGAAGAGGCTGATGCCAATGACCAACACATTGTACAAATCGTCGATTGGTTATTGCAGTATGCTTTTAAAGAGCGCGCGAGTGATATTCATATTGAACCACGTCGTGAAGTCGGGCGGATTCGCTTCCGAATTGATGGGGTTTTGCATCCGGTTTATGAATTACCTATTTCGATTACCCATGCGGTTATTTCACGTTTAAAAATTCTAGGCCGAATGGATCTGGCAGAGCGACGCAAACCACTTGATGGTCGTGTTAAAACAAAAAGCCCAGACGGCTCTGAAATTGAGTTGCGACTATCAACGCTTCCGACTGCTTTTGGAGAAAAATTTGTTGGTCGTATTTTTGACCCAACCGTACTTACGCGTAACTTTGATGAACTGGGTTTGGAACCCGAAACGGAATCAACGTGGCGAGACTTGATAAGCCAACCCAATGGCATTGTCTTACTAACTGGACCAACTGGTTCCGGTAAAACAACAACCCTATATACCTCATTAAAATTATTAGCCACTCCCGATGTTAATATCTGTACTATTGAAGATCCTATCGAGATGGTGGATCCCAATCTTAATCAAATGCAGGTCCATCACGATATTGGTCTTGATTTCGCTGCAGGCGTACGAGCTTTGTTGCGTCAGGATCCGGACATCATCATGATTGGTGAGATTCGCGATAAAGAAACTGCACAAATGGCGGTGCAGGCTGCGCTGACGGGACACTTGGTAATATCAACCTTACATACTAATGATGCGCCTTCAGCGATGACGCGACTGATTGAAATTGGTATTGAGCCGTATTTACTGAATGCCACCATGTTGGGGGTTATGGCTCAACGATTGGTCAGAACCTTGTGCAAATTCTGCAAGCAAGAAAAGCCAACCGATCCAAAGGCTTGGGAAGCACTAGTCGGAGCCAATCAAAAAGTGCCAATGCCAGATAAAATTTTTCATCCGGTAGGCTGTGATCGCTGTCGTCATACCGGTTATCAGGGGCGCCAAGGTATCTACGAATTACTCAAAGTCACTGATGATTTGAAAACTCTCGTTTACGAAAATGGAGAAATACGCCAGTTAAGACGACAAGGGATTAAAGACGGTATGAACCTGTTACGAGTTAGCGGTGCTTATAAAGTTGTTGCTGGAATGACAACTATTGAAGAAGTGTTGCGCGTAGCACCGCGCGATACCAAATAA
- the mltF gene encoding membrane-bound lytic murein transglycosylase MltF — translation MNQGLRKSLICFALLITSLLLLTSCGKEPKNQLERVQEQGYIKVYTRISPTTMYVGEDGFSGFEYDLVKLFADELGVRVQIVTENDIAKILREVASGRADFAAAGLTITRQREEYLRFGPPYQEITSKMVYKQGNDRPRDFSQVDKNLTVVANSSHSEALLKSQQDYPELSWTERSDLTPQDLLDGVLDGQFDYTIVDSNELQLARQVQPELAVAFSVSEPEQLAWAFRKENDNSLYIKAIEFFSKIREDGTLGYLTERYYGHLSKFDYVGSREFLRAIDNKLDKYRPYFYEAAGDDLDWRLLAAMGYQESHWEPHARSPTGVRGLMMLTLNTAKQLGVKNRLDAEQSILGGADYLRLVKKKIPERIGEPDRTWFAMAAYNVGFGHLEDARRLAEADGADPDKWLSVKEYLPLLRQKKWYSRTRYGYARGDEPVKYVNNIRRYYQVLKQVAEAKAGGSELLDTETESLPDVDIEQTSTEQDEVLGTSEEAEEPVEN, via the coding sequence ATGAATCAAGGCCTTAGAAAAAGCTTAATTTGTTTTGCGCTTCTGATAACCTCACTTTTGTTGCTAACAAGCTGTGGTAAAGAGCCCAAAAACCAGCTCGAACGTGTGCAGGAACAGGGGTACATAAAAGTCTATACCCGTATTTCACCCACTACTATGTATGTCGGCGAAGATGGTTTTAGTGGATTTGAGTACGATCTGGTCAAGCTATTTGCCGACGAGCTTGGCGTTCGAGTGCAGATCGTCACCGAGAATGATATTGCGAAAATCCTGCGGGAAGTTGCCAGTGGACGCGCTGACTTTGCAGCTGCGGGGTTAACCATAACTCGGCAACGTGAAGAGTATTTACGTTTTGGCCCGCCTTATCAGGAAATCACCAGTAAGATGGTGTACAAGCAAGGCAATGATCGTCCGCGTGATTTTAGCCAGGTTGATAAAAACCTGACCGTTGTTGCGAACAGCTCACATTCCGAGGCGTTGTTGAAATCACAGCAGGATTACCCTGAGTTAAGTTGGACAGAGCGTTCTGATTTAACACCGCAAGACCTGCTGGATGGCGTACTGGATGGTCAGTTTGATTACACTATTGTTGACTCCAACGAACTACAGCTGGCTCGCCAGGTTCAACCCGAGCTAGCAGTCGCTTTTAGCGTATCTGAGCCCGAACAGTTAGCCTGGGCATTTCGCAAAGAAAATGATAACAGCCTGTATATTAAAGCGATTGAGTTTTTCTCTAAAATTCGAGAGGACGGCACTTTGGGCTACTTGACCGAGCGATACTATGGTCACCTCTCAAAATTTGATTATGTCGGAAGCCGTGAATTTTTACGCGCCATTGATAATAAATTGGATAAGTATCGTCCCTATTTCTATGAAGCTGCAGGTGATGATCTAGACTGGCGCTTGTTGGCGGCAATGGGCTATCAGGAGTCACATTGGGAACCTCATGCACGCTCCCCTACCGGTGTTAGAGGGCTGATGATGTTGACCTTGAATACTGCAAAACAATTAGGCGTAAAAAACCGTCTTGATGCAGAGCAAAGTATTTTAGGCGGTGCTGATTATTTACGCCTGGTGAAAAAGAAAATACCTGAGCGTATTGGTGAACCTGACCGAACCTGGTTTGCAATGGCGGCTTATAATGTTGGTTTTGGCCACTTAGAAGATGCTCGTCGCCTGGCTGAAGCGGATGGTGCTGATCCTGATAAATGGTTATCGGTTAAAGAATACCTTCCACTGTTACGTCAGAAGAAGTGGTATTCAAGAACCCGTTATGGTTATGCCAGAGGTGATGAGCCGGTTAAATATGTGAATAATATTCGCCGCTATTATCAGGTTTTAAAACAAGTAGCAGAGGCTAAAGCTGGAGGTTCGGAATTACTGGATACAGAAACAGAATCGCTTCCCGATGTCGATATCGAACAAACGAGTACCGAACAAGACGAAGTACTGGGAACCAGTGAAGAAGCAGAAGAGCCCGTTGAAAACTAG